Proteins from a single region of Catenulispora acidiphila DSM 44928:
- a CDS encoding tetratricopeptide repeat protein, translated as MSGFSTKEEFFGALRENRERADGRAKAAIAEEIADEAEAFGDDEVTATSLVELMSSYHGSGEQVKYPVVFARLLRLWDRNPKAFDDWEAHRVFWYFKWVGSGLLTTPDVPLPAIRGWIGEMRKRYEAADYGLQPVYGQLYSLAQHVGEGEELAYELWATRGRTRMSDCEACEARSRAEYHFGRGEDALGMAELEPTLDGRSTCEEEPHASQSVALLPLARLGRMDEARGAHLASYRTVRGREAYLASVGRHLEFCALTGNEARGLELLAQNRALFGFTAAPLSRLEFLTKVEVLLRRLVAVGHADTPCGGPLGREWTVAELLASVAADGEALAARFDARNGNATVSGRRAARLALDPLVAELNLGVRAAVLEGAETPVAVPSAAVYPSQATETVVPDDFASLVAEALVLDKQFHPDARRLWDALLERADGADADEVDDVLRGEIATERASRAHQERDWDAVNAYFLEAAASYSRAGRPDRAIASAARVQWSKATRGDQDTDAAAVTEETWPELNALLQQIDALLAAGNLGPNLADAQVQKLVVHQSRVFAARHAAIRAADPADRERWLAVFRAETDRMVREGNTFEAPQRLALVMEAVAEYDATHDDPKAAEPLARHALQIFTDLAWPWRLHRTRMLLGLSLAGQDRHAEALQTLQTGIAEAHPAVDPNELTPLYRLLAETALQAGEPATAVRAFAEAAVRLDREGDAFGAVETRWRMSSALASQGQMADAVAVLETLVEVPLRGDGGYAEDEAAGSSKAAVGGSSADGTEASAIAGAGSSEELAGAAGASASRSVEARAGAGVGSSEELAEAAGGCALSGAEARAAAGAESSQELAEAADVSALSGAEAGTVVGAESSEELGASVPSGSEPGARDEASGLGETDAEGVVGLGDGVPGGGVPGDGAEASGEIVGGRAASSGPFKAVKHPSRADMLMVQVRADLARGLLALDEPRAAAVEFLHVADAVDGWPDASRLTAAAAEAAGALALARNWEGARAAWARAVASNAVAPRVPDMTEALRDMAGETINAFGADGADEALGYLDEADRMRVDFVEASSAQFLSVEIDEAQTCYTRGWVLNAAGRPEEAIVQLERAALLYDRPGFSGIPPRFDAIRQAAVIEYRSLDRKDAAKARLDRAIADAEVAGHSDGVATLRKLRDAIS; from the coding sequence GTCTTCTGGTACTTCAAGTGGGTCGGCTCCGGGCTGCTCACCACGCCGGACGTGCCGCTGCCGGCGATCCGCGGCTGGATCGGCGAGATGCGCAAGCGCTACGAGGCGGCCGACTACGGGCTGCAGCCGGTGTACGGACAGCTGTACTCGCTGGCGCAGCACGTCGGCGAGGGCGAGGAGCTGGCGTACGAGCTGTGGGCCACGCGCGGGCGGACGCGGATGAGCGACTGCGAGGCCTGCGAAGCCCGCTCGCGTGCGGAGTACCACTTCGGACGCGGCGAGGACGCGCTCGGGATGGCCGAGCTGGAGCCGACGCTGGACGGCCGCAGCACGTGCGAGGAGGAGCCGCACGCGAGCCAGTCGGTGGCGCTGCTGCCGCTGGCCCGGCTCGGGCGGATGGACGAGGCGCGCGGGGCGCACCTGGCGTCGTACCGGACGGTGCGGGGGCGCGAGGCGTACCTGGCATCGGTCGGACGGCACTTGGAATTCTGCGCGCTGACCGGGAACGAGGCGCGCGGACTGGAGCTGCTGGCGCAGAACCGCGCGCTGTTCGGGTTCACGGCGGCGCCGCTGAGCCGGCTGGAGTTCCTGACCAAGGTCGAGGTGCTGCTGCGCCGGCTGGTCGCGGTCGGGCACGCGGACACGCCCTGCGGCGGGCCGCTGGGGCGCGAGTGGACGGTCGCCGAGCTGCTGGCGTCGGTCGCGGCCGACGGCGAGGCGCTGGCGGCGCGGTTCGACGCGCGGAACGGGAACGCGACGGTCTCGGGGCGGCGGGCGGCACGGCTGGCGCTGGACCCGTTGGTCGCGGAGCTGAATCTGGGGGTGCGGGCGGCGGTTTTGGAGGGTGCTGAGACGCCGGTCGCGGTGCCGTCCGCAGCTGTTTACCCGTCGCAGGCTACTGAGACAGTCGTTCCGGACGACTTCGCTTCGCTGGTCGCCGAGGCATTGGTGCTGGACAAGCAGTTCCATCCGGACGCGCGGCGGCTGTGGGACGCGCTGCTGGAGCGTGCGGACGGGGCGGACGCCGACGAGGTGGACGACGTGCTGCGCGGCGAGATCGCGACAGAGCGCGCCAGCCGTGCGCACCAGGAGCGGGACTGGGACGCGGTGAACGCGTACTTCCTGGAGGCGGCTGCGAGCTACTCGCGCGCGGGGCGTCCGGACCGGGCGATCGCGTCGGCGGCGCGCGTGCAGTGGAGCAAGGCGACGCGCGGGGATCAGGACACTGACGCGGCGGCGGTCACGGAGGAGACGTGGCCGGAGCTGAACGCGCTGCTGCAGCAAATCGACGCCCTGCTGGCAGCCGGCAACCTCGGCCCGAACCTCGCCGACGCACAAGTGCAGAAGCTGGTGGTGCACCAGAGCCGGGTTTTCGCAGCCCGCCACGCCGCCATCCGCGCCGCCGACCCCGCCGACCGCGAACGCTGGCTGGCCGTCTTCCGCGCGGAGACCGACCGCATGGTCCGCGAGGGCAACACCTTCGAAGCACCCCAACGCCTAGCCCTGGTGATGGAAGCCGTCGCCGAATACGACGCCACCCACGATGACCCCAAAGCCGCCGAACCCCTAGCCCGCCACGCCCTCCAGATCTTCACCGACTTGGCCTGGCCCTGGCGCCTCCACCGCACCCGCATGCTCCTCGGCCTCTCCCTCGCCGGCCAAGACCGCCACGCCGAGGCACTGCAAACCCTCCAAACCGGCATCGCCGAAGCACACCCCGCAGTCGACCCCAACGAACTGACCCCCCTCTACCGCCTCCTAGCCGAAACAGCACTCCAAGCCGGCGAGCCCGCCACCGCAGTCCGAGCCTTCGCCGAAGCAGCAGTACGCCTCGACCGCGAAGGCGACGCCTTCGGCGCCGTCGAAACCCGCTGGCGCATGAGCAGCGCCCTCGCCTCCCAGGGCCAGATGGCGGACGCGGTCGCAGTGCTCGAGACGCTGGTGGAGGTGCCGCTGCGCGGGGATGGGGGATACGCGGAGGACGAGGCTGCGGGAAGTAGCAAGGCGGCGGTTGGCGGGAGCTCGGCGGACGGCACCGAGGCGAGCGCGATTGCGGGCGCCGGAAGCAGCGAAGAGCTTGCCGGGGCTGCCGGCGCAAGCGCGTCGAGAAGTGTTGAAGCACGGGCGGGCGCGGGCGTCGGAAGCAGCGAAGAGCTGGCGGAAGCCGCTGGCGGATGCGCACTGAGCGGTGCTGAAGCGAGGGCGGCTGCGGGCGCCGAAAGCAGCCAAGAGCTAGCAGAAGCTGCTGATGTAAGCGCACTGAGTGGCGCTGAAGCAGGGACAGTTGTGGGCGCTGAAAGCAGCGAAGAGCTTGGCGCGAGTGTGCCGAGCGGATCTGAACCGGGCGCGCGAGACGAGGCTTCTGGTCTTGGCGAGACAGATGCCGAAGGCGTTGTCGGGCTCGGCGATGGTGTGCCAGGCGGCGGCGTGCCGGGCGACGGCGCGGAAGCGAGCGGCGAGATTGTCGGCGGGCGGGCCGCGTCCTCCGGGCCGTTCAAGGCGGTTAAGCATCCCTCGCGTGCTGACATGTTGATGGTGCAGGTGCGGGCGGATTTGGCTCGGGGGTTGCTTGCTTTGGATGAGCCTCGGGCTGCTGCTGTGGAGTTTTTGCATGTGGCGGATGCTGTGGATGGGTGGCCGGATGCCAGTCGGTTGACGGCTGCGGCGGCGGAGGCTGCGGGGGCGTTGGCTCTGGCGCGGAATTGGGAGGGGGCTCGGGCTGCTTGGGCTCGGGCTGTTGCCTCTAATGCTGTGGCGCCGCGGGTTCCTGATATGACCGAGGCTTTGCGGGATATGGCTGGGGAGACGATCAATGCTTTTGGTGCTGATGGCGCTGATGAGGCGTTGGGGTATCTCGATGAGGCTGATCGGATGCGGGTCGATTTCGTGGAGGCGTCGAGTGCTCAGTTCCTGAGTGTCGAGATTGATGAGGCTCAGACCTGCTACACGCGGGGGTGGGTGCTCAACGCCGCGGGGCGGCCGGAGGAGGCGATCGTGCAGCTTGAGCGTGCCGCGCTGCTCTATGACCGGCCGGGGTTTTCGGGGATTCCGCCGCGCTTCGATGCGATACGGCAGGCGGCTGTCATCGAATACCGGTCGTTGGATCGGAAGGACGCCGCGAAGGCGCGGCTCGACAGGGCGATCGCCGATGCCGAGGTCGCTGGGCACTCCGATGGTGTGGCCACGCTTCGCAAGCTGCGGGATGCCATCAGCTGA